Genomic window (Kosakonia sp. BYX6):
GGTTCAATATCTTCAAATTTATCCGTTATATCCGTGAAGAGTTGCTGATTGTGCTGGGCACCTCGTCTTCCGAATCCGCGCTGCCGCGCATGCTGGAGAAGATGGAGCGCCTCGGCTGTCGTAAATCGGTGGTCGGGCTGGTCATTCCCACGGGCTACTCGTTCAACCTGGATGGCACCTCGATTTACCTGACGATGGCGGCGGTATTTATCGCCCAGGCGACGAATACCCATATGGATATCATTCACCAAATCACCTTGCTGGTGGTGCTGCTGCTCTCTTCGAAAGGGGCCGCTGGGGTGACGGGCAGCGGGTTTATCGTGCTGGCGGCAACGCTTTCTGCCGTAGGACACCTGCCGGTGGCGGGGCTGGCGTTGATTCTGGGTATTGACCGCTTTATGTCCGAAGCGCGCGCCCTGACCAACCTGGTCGGCAACGGCGTAGCAACCATTGTGGTGGCGAAATACGTTAAAGAGCTTGATAAGAAACAGTTGGTTAACACGCTGAATAATCGTTCGGATACGGCGCAAAGCCCCGGAATCTCCTCTTAATTTCGATACTTATGCCCGTAGTCTCTTGTCTGACTACGGGCAGCTAAGCATAATTACCCCTCGCTAACGTCACAATTCATGATGAATTTTCGGCATAATTCACGTCACAATGTGACGTTTTGCTTTTCCTGCGGTCTAAAAGCGAAGTGTTTTATGTCTCACCAAGCCTCCTTTTGGCGGGCATACTTTTTAACCAGGAATGTTGATTAGGGGTTCTCATGCAGGGCACAAAAATTCGATTGATAACGGGCGGTTTGCTGATGTTGGCGGCGGCCGGTTATGTGCAGGCAGAGGCGCTCCAGCCCGATCCGGCCTGGCAACAAGGAACGCTGTCGAATGGTTTTCATTGGCAGGTTCTCGCTACGCCGCAGCGCCCCAGCGATCGCATCGAAATTCGCTTGTCTATTGATACCGGCTCGCTCACCGAAAGCACGCAGCAGAGCGGTTTCAGCCATTTTATTCCCCGTGTTGCCTTGACCCACAGCGGCCGCCTCGAACCGGCGCAGGTTCGTTCTTTATGGCAACAAGGGATTGACCCGAAACGCCCGCTGCCGCCGGCGCTGGTCTCCTACGAATACACCCTTTACAACCTGAGTCTGCCGAACAATCGCAGCGACTTGCTGAAAGAGGCGATGATCTACCTGTCGGATGCTGCCGGGAAACTCACCATTACGCCTGAGACGGTGAATCACGCCCTCGCCAGCAACGATATGGTCGCGACCTGGCCTGGTGACACCCAGGACAGCTGGTGGCGCTATCGCCTGAAAGGTTCGCCGCTGCTGGGCCACGATCCGGCGGGTGAACTGAAAGAACCGGTCGATGCCGAGCAGTTGAAGGCGTTTTACGAGAAGTGGTATACGCCAGACGCCATGACGCTGATTGTGGTAGGCAACGTCGATAGCCGCGCCGTCGCAGAGCAAATCAATAAAACCTTCGGCGAGCTGAAAGGCAAACGCCAGTCGCCGACGCCGGTCGCGACGCTGTCGCCGCTGCCGCACCAGCCAGTGAGTCTGATGAGCGAAGCCGTGACGCAGGATCGTCTGTCGATTATGTGGGATTCCGCCTGGCAGCCGATTCGCGAGTCCGCCGAGCTTGAACGCTACTGGCGCGCGGATTTAGCCCGTGAAGCGCTGTTCTGGCATATCCAGCAAAACCTGAATAAAAACAACAGCAAAGATATCGGCCTCGGCTTTGACTGCCGGGTACTGTTCCAGCGTGCGCAATGCGCCATTAACGTCGATTCGCCGAATGACAAACTGGATGCCAATACCGGTGTGATTGGTCGCGAGCTGGCAAAAGTGCGTGATAAGGGCCTGCCGGAAGAGGAATTCAAGGCGCTGATTGCGCAGAAAAACCTCGAATTGCAGAAGCTGTTCGCCACCTACGCCCACGCCGATACCGACATCCTCATCAGCCAGCGTATGCGTTCGTTGCAAAACCAGGTGGTGGATATCGCGCCGGAGCAGTATCAAAAATTGCGCCAGCGTTTCTTAGCCAACCTGACGCCGGAGTTGCTGAATCAGGATCTGCATCAGCAGCTTTCGCAAGATATGACGCTGGTGTTGTTGCAACCGAAAGGCGAACCGGAACATAACATGAAGGAGTTGCAGGCAACGTGGGACGCGGTGATGAAACCGGCTGAAACGCCCGCCGCGCCTGCCAGCACTGATGATGTTCGCCCGGATGTGTCGGATATCCCGCCGCAGCAGTGATCTCATCCCCTTCAGCCGAAGAAGGGGGCAAAATGCTTAGTTCCATCTGGACAAGGAAGTCTGCTGGTGGAGTGTTCTTCCAGTAGCTTGTCCCATTAACTCAACGGAAAGGATTGTTAATGGAAAATCAATCAGAAGGTATCAAAAGGAAGTTAACGCTCGGCGAAACTTTACTGGCTCGTTCCGTGTTCGGTGACGAAATTTTTTATGATTCTGTTCGGATCCATTGTGACAGCTACCTGCCGCTTGGGCTGCAAAATGAACAATATGTCATGACTCCAAACGGAGAGTTGTATTACCGTCGTTCGCTATATCGCCGAGATTTTTCCATCGAGCCGCCTCCGACGCAGCATCTTTTCATTCATGAAATGACCCATGTCTGGCAACACCAAAAAGGAATGTGGGTGTGCACCAGAGGGCTGGTCAGCTGGGCTACTGTTTATAAATACAAAATCGATAAATTTCGGTTGTCTGATTACCCAATGGAACAGCAAGCATCGATCATTGCAGATCACTTCTATCTCAAAACATTTGGCGAAAAGGCTTTTTTCAGACTTGCGGACCGAGAATTAATCGGTGTCATTGATAAAAATACATTATCGAAATTTGAACCACTCATAAGAAGCGCGGGATTGCCATTATGAAAAAATACTTTTCCCTCTTCCTTCCTCTCTTTCTGGCGGGCTGCCCGGTTGGTGACCGCATCAATATGAGACCCGCGCAATCAACGGTTGTGAACAATCAGATTTGCATTGTTGTAAACCAACCTGATGCCGGGGAAAAGATCATTGGGATTGGCATCTGGGATTACAGCACGGTGAAATATGCTTATGAGAAATCATATGCATCCGCTCCCATACTGTTGGAGTCTGGTGAGTGTATTCCCGGCATCGATCATTTTGCTTTCAAAGACGGTAATGCTTACAACATTACGGTGAGGACAGGTTTACGTTCGTACGAAGCGCGTTTCACCGTGGCGATGCAGGGTAAAAATATCGCGTTGCAGGATATGAATAATTAATCGGGCATTGAGTCGCCCCTGTTATAGAGGCGACTTTCACAACTTATTCCGGCATGGCGTCGCGCGGGATAATTGCGCCGCGATACTGGATAACGGTGCTGGCCGTTAAATGGCCGCGTTTTGCGGCAGCAGTGGCGTCACCACCGGTCAGGCGTACCGCCAGGTAACCGGCGCTGAAAGAATCGCCTGCTGCGGTGGTGTCGATAACCTTCTCTTTCGGCAGTTTCACCGCCGGGACTTCCACCACGGCTTCACCGGCGATTGCCACCAGGCAAGAATCTGCGCCGCGTTTAATCACCACTTCTTTCACACCCGCGCGCTGCGTGCGCTCGATAACCTCTTCCACCGGCTTCTCGCCCCACAGCAGATCTTCATCATCCAGCGTCAGGAAAGCGATGTCGGTGCAGGCCAGCATCTGCTGATACACCAGACGCGTCTCTTCTTTGCTCGCCCACAGGCGCGGACGGTAGTTGTTATCGAAAATCACTTTGCCGCCGTTGGCGCGGCACGCTTGCAACAGCGACAACAGCTTGTTGCGGCTGGTCGGGCTTAAGATCGCCAGGCTGATACCGCTGAGATAGAGGTAATCAAAAGTCGCCAGTTGTTCGCAAATGGCATCTGACTGCTCGCTCTCGAGCCAGAATTTGGCGGCGGCTTCGTTGCGCCAGTAGTAGAAGGTACGTTCGCCGGTACTATCGGTTTCGATGTAATACAGCCCCGGCAGGCGGTTTTCCATACGCTGCGTCAGGCGGGTATCGACATCTTCGCTCTGCCACGCATCCAGCATCTGCTGGCTGAAATTGTCGGTGCCGAGCGCGGTAACGTAATGAACAGAGAGCGCGGAAGGATTGACCTGGCGGGCGATATAAACGGAAGTATTCAGCGTGTCGCCACCAAAACCACGGTTAACTTCAGCGCCTTTTTGTGACAGTTCGATCATGCATTCGCCGATGACGGCAATTTTCCTGGACATAGTCGTAAACCTAGATCAGATAAATTAACGGTAGTGTGCTGTGTGGGTGATTCGTGGTCAACCATATTAAAACATCGTTCCAGTATTTTTTTGAGCTAAAGCGTATTACCTGCAAATTCCTCCATGCGGCTTTTTGATTTTTGCCCACCGCCAGGACGTAAAGTTATCTGAACAAGCGCCGATAACCCTTTGACGAGTTCTTCCAGGTCATCCCCATCGACAGGACATAGAAATGATGTTGAAGCAGGTCATCCAGCGGCTAAACATTCCGGAAGCGAGCATTGAAAGCTTGCAGGAGCGTCGTTATTGGCTGCAATGCGAGCGTGCTTACACTTATCAGCCCATCTATAAAACCGATGGCCGTCTGATGGCGATTGAAGTACTGACCATTGTCACCCATCCCTCGCAGCCGGAACAACGCATTGCCCCGGACCGTTACTTTTCAGAAGTGGCGGTGCGCCAGCGCGTTGATGTCGTCCATGAACAAATCGCGCTGCTGGCAGAACAAAAAGATTTCTTCGCCAAAAACGATGTGCTGGCGTCGGTAAACGTCGATGGCCCAACGCTGCTGGCGATGCGCCAGAATAAAACGCTGATGGCGCTGGTCGAATCGCTGCCGTGGATCCGCTTCGAACTGGTTGAACACATCCGTTTACCGCAGGATTCCACGTTCGCTTCTATCAGCGAAATTGGGCCGCTGTGGCTGGATGATTTTGGTACCGGCATGGCGAACTTCTCGGCGCTGAGCGAAGTGCGTTATGACTACATCAAAGTGGCTCGCGACTTGTTCATCATGCTGCGCAAAACGCCGGAAGGGCAAAATCTATTCACATTGCTGCTACAACTGATGAACCGCTACTGTCAGGGCGTGATTGTCGAAGGCATTGAAACGCTCGAAGAGTGGCGCGATGTGCAAAACTCTCCGGCGCATGCAGCGCAGGGCTATTTTCTCTCTCGCCCGATGCCGTTGACCAAACTTGAACACGTGATACTCGAGCTCTAAACGCTGCCGTTTCCCTCAGCCTCTACTATCTTTATGACAGGTAAGGCTTTAGAGGAAAGGCATAACAATGACAAAAACGAGTAAAGCGATCATTACCGTCTTTGCGACGCTGCTGCTATTGATTGTGGTTGCCATCATTATCATTGCGACATTTGACTGGAACCGCCTCAAACCCACCATTAATGAAAAAGTCTCCACTGAACTGAATCGGCCCTTCGCCATTCGCGGCGATTTGGGTGTGGTTTGGGAGCGGCAAAAAGAGGAAACCGGCTGGCGCAGTTGGGTGCCGTGGCCCCATGTTCACGCCGACGATATTATTCTCGGCAACCCGCCGGGCATTGATGAAATCACTATGGTTCACCTGCCGCGCGTCGAAGCGACGCTCGCGCCGCTTTCACTGCTGAGCAAAACCGTTTATCTGCCGTGGATCAAACTACAGCAGCCGGATGCACGGCTGATCCGCCGCTCAGAAAAGCTCAATAACTGGACCTTTACCCTCGCGGGCGATGAGAGCAACGATCCCAACGCCAAACCCTCTGCGTGGTCATTCCAACTCGACAATATTCTTTTCGATCGCGGACGCATTGCCATTGATGATGCGGTGAGCCGTGCCGATGTGGAGATCCTCGTCGATCCGCTGGGTAAACCGCTGCCCTTTAGCGAAGTGACCGGCAAAAGCGATGACAAAGCGAAAGCCGGGGATTATGTCTTTGGCTTGACGGCGAAAGGGCGCTACAACGACCAGACGATTACCGGGACCGGCAAAATCGGCGGCATGCTGGCGCTGCGTAGCGAAGGCACGCCGTTCCCGGTGCAGGCGGATTTCCGCTCCGGCAACACTCGCGTGGCGTTTGTCGGCACGATCAACGACCCAATGAATATGGGCGGCGTTGATCTGCAACTGAAGTTTGGCGGCGATTCGCTTGGCCAGTTGTACGACTTAACCGGCGTACTGCTGCCGGATACGCCGCCGTTTGAAACCGACGGCCACCTGGTCGCCAAAATCAACAGCGAAAAAGGTTCGGTGTTTGATTACCGCAATTTCAACGGTCATATCGGCGACAGCGATATTCACGGCACGCTGACCTATTCCACCGGCGAACCGCGCCCGAAACTGGAAGGCGATGTCGAATCTCGCCAGTTACGCTTAGCGGATTTAGGGCCGCTGATTGGTGTCGATTCCGGCAAAGGCGCGGAAAAATCGAAACAAGCCGAGCAGCAAAAAGGCGAAAAATCGGTACAACCGGCGGACAAAGTGCTGCCTTATGACCGCTTTGAAACCGACAAATGGGACGTGATGGATGCGGACGTTCGCTTTAAAGGCCGCCGTATTGAGCACGGTTCGTCGTTGCCGATTAGCGACCTGTCGACCCATATCATCCTGAAAAATGCCGACCTGCGCCTGCAGCCGCTGAAATTCGGCCTGGCGGGCGGCACCATCTCGTCGAACATTCACCTCGAAGGCGATAAAAAGCCGATGCAGGGGCGGGCGGATATTCAGGCGCGTCGCTTGAAGCTCAAAGAACTGATGCCTGATGTGGAACTGATGCAGAAAACGCTGGGTGAAATGAACGGTGACGCGGATATTCGCGGCGTGGGCAATTCGGTCGCTGCGCTGCTCGGTACCAGCAACGGCAACCTGAAACTGCTGATGAACGACGGGCTGGTGAGCCGCAACCTGATGGAGATCCTTGGGCTTAACGTCGGCAACTTTATTGTCGGCCAACTGTTTGGCGATGACGAAGTGCGCGTCAACTGCGCCGCCGCGAATCTCGATCTGGTCAACGGGGTGGCAAGGCCGCAAATCTTCGCCTTCGATACGGAAAACGCGCTCATTAACGTCACCGGTACGGCCAGCATGGCGTCGGAACAGCTTGATTTGACGATTGACCCGGAGAGTAAAGGCATTCGCATTGTGACCCTGCGTTCGCCGCTGTATGTGCGCGGTAGCTTCAAAAACCCGCAGGCCGGGGTGAAAGCCGGTCCGCTTATCGCGCGCGGTGCGGTGGCTGCCGCGCTGGCGACGCTGGTTACGCCTGCGGCCGCGTTGCTGGCGCTGATTTCACCGTCTGAAGGCGAGCAGAACCAGTGCCAGACAATTTTGTCGCAGATGAAACGCTAAACGAGGAATGCCCCCTCTCTGCGGTGCAGAGAGGGGATAACGATTACAGCGAGTGGTGTTTGGTTTCGTGGGTCAGCAGCAGCGCGATAAGCGTTAAGGTCGCCATCGCCGCCAGGTAAAACCCGACGTACATCAGGCCGTAGTTGGCTTGCAGCCAGGTGGCGATATACGGTGCGACGGACGCGCCGAGAATGGACGACACATTGTACGAGAAGGATGCGCCGGTATAACGCACTTCCGTCGGGAACAGCTCTGGCAGCAGTGCGCCCATCGGGCCGAAGGTCAGCCCCATCAGGCTCAGGCCGATCAGCAGATACGCCATCACCAGCGCCGGGTTACCGGAACCGAGCAGCGGCGGGAAGACGAACAGCGCGAACAGAATAATCAGCGAGGTGATAATCACCATGCTCTTACGGCGACCAAAGGCGTCCGCCAGCAGGCCCGCCACCGGCACCATCACGCCAAAACCAATCACCGCCATCATTAACATCCACAGCACTTCGTTACGCGGCAGCCCCAGGCCCTGCGGCGACGTACTGTATGTCATTGAATAAACAGTCATGATGTAAAACAGCGTGTAGGTCGCCAGCATGATGAAGGTGCCGAGCACCGTCACGCGCACGTGTTTGGTCAGCAGCGTGCCCAGCGGGATTTTCACCTGTTTCTTCGCGGCGGCGACTTTGGCAAACACCGGCGTTTCATGCAGAGACACGCGAACATACAGGCCAATCAACACCAGCACAGCGGAGAAGATAAACGGCACGCGCCAACCCCAC
Coding sequences:
- a CDS encoding MFS transporter: MQAAATTTFDNEPEHTPVNSRNKVVVASLIGTAIEFFDFYIYATAAVIVFPHIFFPQGDATAATLQSLATFAIAFIARPIGSAVFGHFGDRVGRKVTLVASLLTMGISTVVIGLLPSYETIGVMAPLLLALARFGQGLGLGGEWGGAALLATENAPPRKRALYGSFPQLGAPIGFFFANGTFLLLSWLLTDEQFMQWGWRVPFIFSAVLVLIGLYVRVSLHETPVFAKVAAAKKQVKIPLGTLLTKHVRVTVLGTFIMLATYTLFYIMTVYSMTYSTSPQGLGLPRNEVLWMLMMAVIGFGVMVPVAGLLADAFGRRKSMVIITSLIILFALFVFPPLLGSGNPALVMAYLLIGLSLMGLTFGPMGALLPELFPTEVRYTGASFSYNVSSILGASVAPYIATWLQANYGLMYVGFYLAAMATLTLIALLLTHETKHHSL
- the pdeH gene encoding cyclic-guanylate-specific phosphodiesterase: MMLKQVIQRLNIPEASIESLQERRYWLQCERAYTYQPIYKTDGRLMAIEVLTIVTHPSQPEQRIAPDRYFSEVAVRQRVDVVHEQIALLAEQKDFFAKNDVLASVNVDGPTLLAMRQNKTLMALVESLPWIRFELVEHIRLPQDSTFASISEIGPLWLDDFGTGMANFSALSEVRYDYIKVARDLFIMLRKTPEGQNLFTLLLQLMNRYCQGVIVEGIETLEEWRDVQNSPAHAAQGYFLSRPMPLTKLEHVILEL
- a CDS encoding type IV secretion protein Rhs, encoding MENQSEGIKRKLTLGETLLARSVFGDEIFYDSVRIHCDSYLPLGLQNEQYVMTPNGELYYRRSLYRRDFSIEPPPTQHLFIHEMTHVWQHQKGMWVCTRGLVSWATVYKYKIDKFRLSDYPMEQQASIIADHFYLKTFGEKAFFRLADRELIGVIDKNTLSKFEPLIRSAGLPL
- a CDS encoding putative T6SS immunity periplasmic lipoprotein, with product MKKYFSLFLPLFLAGCPVGDRINMRPAQSTVVNNQICIVVNQPDAGEKIIGIGIWDYSTVKYAYEKSYASAPILLESGECIPGIDHFAFKDGNAYNITVRTGLRSYEARFTVAMQGKNIALQDMNN
- a CDS encoding sugar kinase, with amino-acid sequence MSRKIAVIGECMIELSQKGAEVNRGFGGDTLNTSVYIARQVNPSALSVHYVTALGTDNFSQQMLDAWQSEDVDTRLTQRMENRLPGLYYIETDSTGERTFYYWRNEAAAKFWLESEQSDAICEQLATFDYLYLSGISLAILSPTSRNKLLSLLQACRANGGKVIFDNNYRPRLWASKEETRLVYQQMLACTDIAFLTLDDEDLLWGEKPVEEVIERTQRAGVKEVVIKRGADSCLVAIAGEAVVEVPAVKLPKEKVIDTTAAGDSFSAGYLAVRLTGGDATAAAKRGHLTASTVIQYRGAIIPRDAMPE
- a CDS encoding M16 family metallopeptidase, yielding MQGTKIRLITGGLLMLAAAGYVQAEALQPDPAWQQGTLSNGFHWQVLATPQRPSDRIEIRLSIDTGSLTESTQQSGFSHFIPRVALTHSGRLEPAQVRSLWQQGIDPKRPLPPALVSYEYTLYNLSLPNNRSDLLKEAMIYLSDAAGKLTITPETVNHALASNDMVATWPGDTQDSWWRYRLKGSPLLGHDPAGELKEPVDAEQLKAFYEKWYTPDAMTLIVVGNVDSRAVAEQINKTFGELKGKRQSPTPVATLSPLPHQPVSLMSEAVTQDRLSIMWDSAWQPIRESAELERYWRADLAREALFWHIQQNLNKNNSKDIGLGFDCRVLFQRAQCAINVDSPNDKLDANTGVIGRELAKVRDKGLPEEEFKALIAQKNLELQKLFATYAHADTDILISQRMRSLQNQVVDIAPEQYQKLRQRFLANLTPELLNQDLHQQLSQDMTLVLLQPKGEPEHNMKELQATWDAVMKPAETPAAPASTDDVRPDVSDIPPQQ
- a CDS encoding AsmA family protein; its protein translation is MTKTSKAIITVFATLLLLIVVAIIIIATFDWNRLKPTINEKVSTELNRPFAIRGDLGVVWERQKEETGWRSWVPWPHVHADDIILGNPPGIDEITMVHLPRVEATLAPLSLLSKTVYLPWIKLQQPDARLIRRSEKLNNWTFTLAGDESNDPNAKPSAWSFQLDNILFDRGRIAIDDAVSRADVEILVDPLGKPLPFSEVTGKSDDKAKAGDYVFGLTAKGRYNDQTITGTGKIGGMLALRSEGTPFPVQADFRSGNTRVAFVGTINDPMNMGGVDLQLKFGGDSLGQLYDLTGVLLPDTPPFETDGHLVAKINSEKGSVFDYRNFNGHIGDSDIHGTLTYSTGEPRPKLEGDVESRQLRLADLGPLIGVDSGKGAEKSKQAEQQKGEKSVQPADKVLPYDRFETDKWDVMDADVRFKGRRIEHGSSLPISDLSTHIILKNADLRLQPLKFGLAGGTISSNIHLEGDKKPMQGRADIQARRLKLKELMPDVELMQKTLGEMNGDADIRGVGNSVAALLGTSNGNLKLLMNDGLVSRNLMEILGLNVGNFIVGQLFGDDEVRVNCAAANLDLVNGVARPQIFAFDTENALINVTGTASMASEQLDLTIDPESKGIRIVTLRSPLYVRGSFKNPQAGVKAGPLIARGAVAAALATLVTPAAALLALISPSEGEQNQCQTILSQMKR